atagtatccatgagaatgtgggttggatccctggcctctctcaatgagtcggggatgcggcattgctgtgagttgtggtataggctgcagatgtggcttagatcccatgttgctgtggctgtggtgcagctgtagctccaattagacccctagcctgggaacttccatatgccatgagttgtccctaaaaagcaaaacaaacaagcaaacaaggtTAATCTTGAAAATTATTGGCCATAATTGTTAAAAAGTTTTGAAGCTTGTTTGCCATGTTACAATGGTCTAGATTCAGTGCACATTTATATGAATCTTTTCTGAATCAAGTAAATCTCTTTGTCAACAAAACATAGGAAGATGCTCAGTTTCTAGGTAGGGCTCTGGAAGATTGGGCAACAGGACgattttattattaaatgggAGAGGGGAGCCTATGtggatagtttttaattttaagaaaagtcCTCAGCCCCTGAAAATCCCTGCTGCTAACTCTAGTAATGCCCGACTAAATTATTAAACTTTCTCTCTAAAGCTGAGACATATCGGGATTTctgatagaaattttattttcttggtactTACTGCCTCTTTGTGAATAAGGTAATTGTAGGGTGTTTGCAATTTTCATATCAACATACTTTCTTGAGGTGGAATTTCCAAAGCAAGAGAAGTGATCAGCTGTTTTGGTCTCTGCAAAGACTAAACGAActgttgagttttgtttttcatacTACTGGGAGATATAGCTGAAAGAATGGTACCAATGGGTGCAATGGCTAATTATTCAGTTCGAGGTGGGATGAGATGGGATGAGCTTTCTAAACTTgtaaaaggaagaacaaagcataaaaacatataatagaaaaaagcaacgcctgattttttttttttttggtctttttgcaatttctggggccgctcccgaggcatatggaggttctcaggctaggggtctaatcgcagctgtagatgccggcctacaccagagccacagcaacttgggatccgagccacgtcttcgacctacacacagctcacggcaacaccagatccttaacccactgagcgaggccagggatcgaacctgcaacttcatggttcctagtaggatttgttaaccactgagccacgacaggaactcccaaggcctgattataaaagattaatttttcaGCTCACGTGGTACACTGATAAATATCGTCCCCCTAAAGCAGTCACTCTCTGTGAGGCCCACCCAATCCATCCTTTAGCACTGCCACTCGGAGACCTTTTTGGAGCTATtcttttgggggtttggggggccatgcctgtggcatgtgaaagtcctggggccagggatcaaccaggccacagcagcaacctgagccacagcagtgacaactctgaatccttaacccacttagccacctGGGTTGCTTACAGAATATCCCTCTAAAGATGGTAGGAAGATTTCAATCCTTGAGGCAGGAgttgaatttttcaaaacatttcaaagttATGCAGAATTAggtgtagggggaaaaaaacaactcaaagtGGATATTGTTTTTTGGTTCAAAAAGATGCACTATacggagttctggtcatggcacagcagaaaagaatccgactaggaaccatgaggttgcaggttcgatctctggcctcgctcagtgggttaaggatcctgtgttgctgtggctgtcgcgtaggctggcagctatagctctgatttgacccctagcctgggaacctccaaattaaaacaaacaaacaaaaaaagatgcactACAGCTTAATAACATAATAGGGTTTGGGAGGTATTTTACAAATGAGCCATGAGGGTAAGTCCATTTCCGTCTTTGTCAAGTTATTTCAGAGGGTTTTGTGGCAGTGATCATTGTTATTTCTGAGACCAAGAAGAAGGCACTACTGATGGACATCCACCCACAGGAAGTTCAGCAAAGGACTTGACCAGAAATAGGCCAGCCCAGCCAGGGGCCAAGAAGTCAATGACAAATTCCCAGAGCCCTCAGAGTCATGTTGTCCATTAACAAACAGGTGTGCTTGTATAACACAGGTGTGGACAAGAGAATCACTCCCTCAAGGCTTTGTACAAAGTTGGTGCTTATTTCTGTGTTGGTTGACTTAATacagattttctttctgaataaagGCTACTGGAGCTTTTCTCTCTAGATGCTTAATGCAACACATGAAATTTTGTTTGCATTGATCGTAGAGAACCCATAGTAGACAGAAGAGCAGTGAAACATAAAGGCTCCCTCTGGAGAAACCAGCCGAGGCTTGGCCAAGCCAGCCCCGAGCCTCTGTTAAGGGCTCATCAATCAGGGTTAACCACTGTGAAAGAGAGACGCGTGAGTGAGCTCCCAGCTCTTCAAGGTCTGTGAGTGAAACACAGTATCATTTACTGCCAGAAGCCGGGAGAAACAAGGCCGCTACTGCATCCTGCATCCTTCATATCTAAGATCAATGAGGACCATTCCCAGAAGATGCCTTGCATGGCAGCAGACTGTCCAAGGCACACAGCACAGGCTTTTCTCTTGAAAAGCTGTATGAGGGATCTCAGTTTGCTCACCTCTAAAGTGGAGAGAATAATAGAATCATCCTGAATCTTCCTCCTCAGAATGCAGTATTACCTGAGGAAATGGAGATAAACTGTCTTATCTAGTGCTTGGATTATAGAAATTACTCACTAAAGCTAGTGgtttttggagctcccattgtggttcagtggctaatGAAGCCGATTatgaaccattaggttgcaggttcgatccctggcctcgctcagtgggttaaggatccggcattgccgtgatctgtggtataggttgcagatgcgacttggatcccgcgttgctgtggctctggcataggccggtggctacagctccgattcgacccctagcctgggaacctccatatgctgcaggaaaggccccagaaaagacaaaaagaccaaaaaaaaaaaaaaaaaaaaaaagctagtggTTATTATTTTTAGTCATATTGCCAtgattagttttgccttttactaTAAATTTCACAGAACTGTCTTGAGGTAATGAGAGTCACATCGTTTTCAGTTGCCCTGCTTTCTTCCTAGAAGCTTTACTCCCTTTTACGTCACTTACTGTCTTTGTGTCTAAACAATGCCAATTTGGTATAATTCTTTTTCCTCATCCTCTATAAATAAGATCATGTACAGAACGAGTCAGCTGACCTGAGATATTTTCACCAAGTTTTGAAGTATTAGGATGAGACCTGAACTAGGTTATCTTAGAACAAATGTAAAGGAGTACTATTTTGCATAAAAAGTAGCAAACAAGAATGCTCTCTTCTAAAAGCATCTGTGAATAGACCCTTCCACTAGTAttcatcaaaaataacaaaagagttcatgttgtggctcagcaggttacaaacccaactagtattcatgaggatgcatatttgatccctgaccctgctctgtgggataaggatctggtgttgtcatgagctgtggtatatgtcacagatgcagctcagatcctgagttgctgtggctgtagcttaggctggcagctgcagctctgatttgacccctagcttgggaaggtccacatgccgcaggtgtggccctaaaaataaaagaaagaaagataaaaaataatagctaggagttctctggtggcctggcggttaaaggatctggtgtcactgctatggcttgggtcactgctgtggcatgggttcgatccacatgccacagatgtggccaaaattaattattattttaactaattCAAATATTTTGGTAGGATCTGGCAAGTTAAAAATGCACCATTGCTAACAAAACTCCTAAGCTGGAGTTTAAAGtgctaagaggaaaaataatctatgacattgaaaagaaaaactagtaTGGGGATTGGCCACCCACTTTCCTTACGTGATGTGGTTGCTCTGAAGGCTTGCCTCTAAACAGTTTTATTCTTCCCTGCTCAAACGTCCCCTCCCCTTCCAACTCTCCCCAAACACCTCCTGATCCCACCCATGCCACCCCACTCCCACTTCCCCAGTATGTTCATTATACCTTTGAGTCTTGGACCCATGTCTTTAAAGTTGCTGCCATCCTTTGAATCCCAAGTAGACTGACGAATGCCCAGGGGCTCCCATTGAGGGGGCTGATGGCTTCCAATCCCCTTTGCTTCTAGGAGGCTCAGCAAATTCCTTGTGGCATCTTCCCACCGAATGTATTCCCTCAGCTGTTCTTTCATGTTTCCTCCTTCATAAGCATATGGGGACTCTCCTGTGCTCTTTTTTCCCATTAAGTGTCctgttcaaaaacaaaaacattatacAGCCAGTATTctataacaactataaatggagtataacctttaaaaattgtgaatcactataatGTAcatctgtaacttatataatattgtacaccaACTACACTTCAGTTATGATTATTGATGCCGtaatcataaagaaataaaataaaaatatgctttggttcctaaaaaaaaaaaaaccaacaaaaagaaaaagagaatgccAACATTGTAACCTTaggggaatgaatgaatgagaaatttaaaagggCACTGATTGTGTTTGTCCTGCTTCCTGCTAAATGAGGgataaatagcatttttattattagGGGTTAGTTCCTAAATGACTGACAGATTTTGCTCCGTGCTCAAAATGCATAATGAGTGGGCAGAATTCAGAACGGCAACTCAGGAGCCCTGGGATCTGGTCCTGGCCCCTGTGTTAACTAGCTAGATGACCTCTGTCAAGTCATTTAGCATCCTCAGTCTTCAATTTTATCAACAATAAAATGAACAGATAGGAATAGATGACGTCTAAGAAGACTTTCATATCTGAAATTCTATCACCAATTCTGTGTGCACAGAATTCTA
The Sus scrofa isolate TJ Tabasco breed Duroc chromosome 1, Sscrofa11.1, whole genome shotgun sequence DNA segment above includes these coding regions:
- the GRP gene encoding gastrin-releasing peptide isoform X1, giving the protein MRGREFPLVLLALVLCQAPRGPAAPVSVGGGTVLAKMYPRGNHWAVGHLMGKKSTGESPYAYEGGNMKEQLREYIRWEDATRNLLSLLEAKGIGSHQPPQWEPLGIRQSTWDSKDGSNFKDMGPRLKVDGLSAPGSQHEGRIPQLN
- the GRP gene encoding gastrin-releasing peptide isoform X2, which codes for MRGREFPLVLLALVLCQAPRGPAAPVSVGGGTVLAKMYPRGNHWAVGHLMGKKSTGESPYAYEGGNMKEQLREYIRWEDATRNLLSLLEAKGIGSHQPPQWEPLGIRQSTWDSKDGSNFKDMGPRLKGNTAF